One genomic window of Branchiostoma floridae strain S238N-H82 chromosome 4, Bfl_VNyyK, whole genome shotgun sequence includes the following:
- the LOC118413057 gene encoding neurogenic locus notch homolog protein 4-like, whose protein sequence is MATAFLSLFVLVSFLCFLNFPLIDSFKADLYVSADNAPPIFEPTSIIIAFIDNLLDFTVEAEDPENRPHLTYSLVGAPPDPDLSLSSDGQLTWTPKQNSTLVVNVMAADECSASSTQSLTVMARDCPCQNGGSCPPFALDSPDNINCTCNGTGFTGQMCDVDVDECLNSPCDHGVCNNTVGGFHCECEQYYTGPLCDQETPCFSYRCPDNGTCADIPGAIQCTICPEESSGNSSLCVVIEISLDPCSSNPCYHNVTCDVLDDVYTCGPCPAGMTGDGVECVKDVTELQGSSWYQQPVNIALLSVGAVTVAAALIGVAVWRVKSHNATRGKVGDLPLEERRKSHPSQDLHVEEMSDQDDKVD, encoded by the exons ATGGCCACAGCTTTTCTCTCATTATTTGTACTGgtatcttttctttgttttcttaattttcctTTGATCGATTCTTTCAAAGCTGATCTGTATGTTTCCGCAGACAATGCACCGCCCATCTTTGAACCAACCAGCATCATTATCGCCTTCATCGACAACCTCCTGGACTTCACCGTCGAGGCGGAGGACCCGGAAAACCGCCCCCACCTGACCTACTCACTGGTAGGAGCCCCACCCGACCCAGACCTGTCGCTGTCCAGCGATGGTCAACTGACGTGGACACCCAAACAAAACTCAACTCTCGTCGTCAACGTCATGGCTGCTGACGAATGCAGCGCGAGTTCTACACAGTCACTCACAGTCATGGCCCGCGACTGTCCGTGTCAAAACGGCGGTTCCTGTCCTCCCTTCGCGCTGGACAGTCCGGATAACATCAACTGCACCTGTAACGGTACGGGCTTCACAGGTCAGATGTGTGACGTGGATGTGGACGAGTGTCTGAACAGCCCGTGTGACCATGGAGTCTGTAACAACACCGTCGGTGGATTCCACTGCGAGTGTGAGCAGTACTACACAG GTCCTCTGTGTGACCAGGAGACGCCATGTTTCTCCTACCGTTGCCCTGACAACGGGACCTGCGCAGACATCCCAGGCGCCATCCAGTGTACCATTTGTCCTGAGGAGTCGTCTGGGAACAGCTCCCTGTGTGTGGTCATTGAAA TTTCATTGGACCCGTGCTCCTCCAACCCCTGCTACCATAACGTCACCTGTGACGTACTTGATGACGTGTACACCTGCGGACCCTGTCCTGCCGGGATGACTGGTGATGGAGTCGAATGTGTGAAAGATG TCACAGAACTTCAGGGTTCTAGCTGGTACCAGCAGCCCGTGAACATCGCGCTGCTGTCTGTGGGAGCAGTCACCGTCGCTGCAGCTCTGATCGGAGTCGCTGTGTGGCGCGTCAAGTCACACAACGCCACCAGAGGCAAGGTTGGAGATCTGCCGCTGGAGGAGAGGAGGAAGAGCCACCCTTCCCAGGATCTCCATGTGGAGGAGATGTCGGACCAGGATGATAAAGTTGATTAG
- the LOC118413056 gene encoding von Willebrand factor D and EGF domain-containing protein-like, with protein sequence MPPVLPGTLPSLTEGEVIRQACRIGVGDCEGNCWDIKVQSCVRDGESYYVYLLPPTPGCPEAYCAGTEVSCPAGQSSENYGFTPGCTANFPKITTNPQLTNSTMGQPLEVVMLCDFDRPPWDNLTMEVNWVAGNEIFHQTSLYNGEQQAVLRQTELRQGMGKTITCQVRGRFKGGGAPGATEVSNGFFVGIKILTEIVELDENGDEKYIQLQPTLPLLCRFPESIIPCTMSVQVEFKDVDYSADRKCQGNTVPDVQSSQNCVRDFTTDDWNGILEFPVKATRDFQIDGRSDGLRYLKVGFRPLSSVIAPLWDGYQVEDVDVLTKNEDIGGTVCSSTGDPHYRTFDGKRFHVYRPGTFVLYRHRALPIEVQTRMKMCHAGNVACNCGVAIRSGNEVFIVNKCSGSRNTFQWHTGNIVQYELPLGVRVDHHGPVGEDTRLYIANGGGQYLVYFPTGSWMKIDVRGYYLNIYIYASTDDFMDKTEGLCGTFDGDKENDGLHKGTTATDTIADGAVITYTAFVNSWKLQEGRTLVEGLLPPAPLPLDERLYCTCKDDPGIGQTVVCDSTLAYNCRWKDEVGQAGVNPVADRQHARKRRSTSYNDEVYDDDMFAFDFDDSPPIVPPPSWPAPNGMTEAEARAYCEDAVLNSPAGALCSAAMADSSDMEGTVEGCVADIQATGDTSWAEVAVTTMEESCSDILYKNTTFWTFNNETNNGTTNGTLAAPSFFFETVSMSQQL encoded by the exons ATGCCACCTGTTTTACCAGGTACCCTTCCATCCCTGACTGAGGGAGAGGTGATAAGGCAGGCTTGTCGAATCGGAGTCGGTGACTGTGAAGGAAACTGTTGGGACATCAAGGTACAGAGCTGCGTCCGTGATGGGGAGTCCTATTACGTCTACCTGCTGCCCCCCACACCGGGCTGTCCAGAGGCGTACTGTGCAG GTACCGAAGTGTCTTGCCCAGCTGGACAGAGTTCAGAAAACTACGGTTTTACTCCGGGATGTACAG CCAACTTCCCCAAGATAACAACCAACCCACAGCTGACCAACAGCACTATGGGTCAGCCGCTTGAAGTTGTAATGCTGTGCGACTTCGACCGTCCCCCATGGGACAACCTGACCATGGAAGTCAACTGGGTTGCCGGCAATGAGATTTTCCACCAGACCAGTTTGTATAACGGAGAGCAACAGGCCGTACTGCGTCAGACAGAGCTGAGGCAGGGAATGGGGAAAACA ATCACATGCCAAGTCCGGGGAAGATTTAAAGGTGGAGGAGCTCCTGGTGCCACAGAAGTCAGCAATGGATTCTTTGTCGGAATTAAG ATACTGACAGAGATCGTTGAGCTTGACGAAAACGGCGATGAAAAGTACATCCAGCTCCAACCTACCCTGCCTCTACTCTGCCGCTTCCCTGAGTCCATCATCCCCTGCACTATGTCGGTGCAAGTCGAGTTCAAAGACGTCGACTACTCAGCCGATCGCAAGTGCCAAGGTAATACAGTGCCCGATGTACAATCAAGTCAAAACTGTGTGAGGGATTTCACTACGGACGATTGGAACGGAATCCTTGAATTCCCGGTGAAGGCAACCCGCGACTTCCAGATAGACGGTAGAAGTGACGGTCTGAGATATTTGAAAGTCGGGTTTCGTCCCTTGTCATCTGTGATAGCCCCGCTGTGGGATGGCTATCAAGTGGAGGATGTTGAC GTCCTCACCAAAAATGAAGACATTGGAGGCACTGTGTGCTCATCTACAGGTGATCCACACTACAGGACATTTGACGGAAA GAGGTTCCATGTGTATCGGCCAGGAACGTTCGTGCTTTACAGGCATCGCGCTCTTCCCATCGAG GTGCAGACTCGGATGAAGATGTGCCATGCTGGAAACGTGGCCTGTAACTGCGGTGTGGCCATCAGATCCGGAAATGAAGTCTTCATCGTGAACAAGTGCAGTGGAAGCAGAAACACGTTCCAGTGGCACACAGGCAACATAGTCCAATACGAGCTTCCATTGGGTGTGCGGGTGGACCATCATGGGCCTGTTGGCGAGGACACACGTCTCTACATTGCAAATGGGGGAGGACAGTATTTG GTTTATTTTCCAACTGGGTCGTGGATGAAGATCGATGTGCGGGGCTATTATTTGAACATCTACATCTACGCTTCTACTGACGACTTCATGGACAAAACGGAAGGACTCTGCGGAACGTTCGACGGCGACAAAGAAAACGACGGGCTCCATAAAGGCACGACAGCAACAGACACCATAGCTGATGGAGCTGTCATCACCTACACTGCATTCGTGAACAGCTGGAA GCTTCAAGAGGGTCGAACCCTAGTCGAAGGACTACTTCCTCCAGCACCTCTTCCTCTGGATGAACGTCTCTACTGTACGTGTAAGGACGACCCAGGCATTGGGCAAACAGTCGTCTGTGACTCCACCCTTGCCTACAACTGCCGATGGAAAGATGAAGTGGGCCAGGCTGGAGTTAACCCTGTTGCTGACCGGCAGCACGCGCGCAAGCGGCGGAGCACCAGTTACAACGACGAGGTGTACGACGACGACATGTTCGCATTTGACTTTGACGATTCGCCGCCAATAGTT CCTCCGCCTTCCTGGCCAGCACCAAACGGAATGACCGAAGCCGAGGCCAGGGCGTACTGTGAGGACGCGGTGCTGAACTCACCTGCAGGGGCGTTGTGTTCGGCAGCAATGGCGGATTCGTCAGACATGGAGGGAACTGTGGAAGGCTGTGTTGCGGATATccag GCAACAGGAGACACTTCCTGGGCGGAAGTCGCCGTCACCACAATGGAGGAAAGTTGTTCAGACATCCTTTATAAAAACACGACCTTCTGGACGTTCAACAACGAGACGAACAACGGCACGACTAACGGTACCCTCGCGGCCCCGTCCTTTTTCTTTGAAACAGTTTCAATGTCCCAGCAATTGTAG